The sequence CAAACCACtagtttttacctttttcttctgattgtcctccccatcccaccggTGTGGGGGGAGGACTCAGCAAGCAGCCccatggtgcttagctgctggctgggcctaaaccacgaCACCTTTGAAGTCAAGTCCTGATAAAAATGCGTAAGACGCTTATCTGTAATGCTTTCAGACATGCTCTGGCTTACCTGCATCTTCAAACCAAAGTGTGTAGGATGGTAGGTCCTAATTTATCAAGAGGGACAAACTCCCTCAAGCTTCATGTCAGGTAAAGTCTCGCACTTTGCTGTTTTGGTGCCCTAGCCAAAGTTTCTGCTGCAAAGCATCAGTGCCTAAAGCTGTGTTACCATGCAGGAGCAGAGATGCTGATCTCTCAAGTGAGCTGTCTCATTGCCTAtatgcataatgagattcatggtctcAGGTGTCTGCACCCACATCTCTGAAAAAGCTGAATTTGGTAGATTTGCTCTGAGCACACCCAGCAGGCAGGAAAGCCACCAAGCCCAGTGCAAACTACAGcagcaataaatatttctattgaGGATGATGGTGTAGTACAGGGACGATCTGCTACACAACAGATTACTGGTTTGCAAGTCTGCCAGAGAAGAGACACCCAGATTTACGAGGCTTCTTAGCCCAAGGGTTCAAACCCACACCTCCCACTTTAAAGGAAAATGTTCAGAGACTCAAATTATCACCAGACTGGGTTGAGATCGCTCTCCCTTCTGCTGAAGCCATGCTGTTATGAGACCCTCACGGGACTAGAGAGGAAAAAAGCGTGACCAGGAAGGAATTTGACTTTGTAGCCAGGTGatggaggaaggaaggatgggGAGTCCTGGCCTCTGGTCCCTATGGCTGGAGTTAGTTACTGATTTTATTCAGACAGTCTGCAGTGCAAAATGCATACACAGGTCATCTTTGCAACAGGGATCAGACCCCTCTCCGTCTTCCTTCACGCCATAACTTTTACTTCCCCTCCCTCCATTTTAAAAGCCATATTTCCTCATGGAAACATCTGAAGTAAGTATCTCCACTGGTCTAACgatatcttcttcctccctcctatCACCAAGTTATCACCTTTTTAGTCAACAAAGCTGTAAGTAATAACCTGTATAATCTGTTTATTTCCTGATAAATAGCTAAAGCTAAATTAACATCACTTTAACATTCTCTTACTTGGTAAAAACTTTATGGTTTGCACATACAGGAGACCCCTGAGATGATTTCCTCTTTCCTTGATCTATACCTGTTTTAAAATTCCATTATCCTTGAGCAGAGactaaaaacaaaaaccccaagtttGTTGATTAGGAATTTTTCTTATGTGCTTTACCTTGAGGGCTTTCTGTGCAGCTTCACTTGATCCAATAGCAATCAAGTTTGGTCCAGCCATGCTGCAAAAGCTCTTCAGATGCAAAGAATCATGAACAGGGACTGTGGAGACAGCATAATCCTGTACGGGAGCAAAGAGTAGctgctataaatatttttaaattgtcctATTTCCATAATTATATTGAGACATTCCATAATTAATTTTACTCTCTGCAAATTAACTATAGCAACATATCCCAGGGCACAGTGTCAACTGTTTAAGTATGACATACCCCTCTGGACCAGCTTGTCTTGCCTGGTGCACTAGAGTAAAATCCAGAATGTTTCAAATATTACTATTGTTGCAACtgtaaagaaatacattaaaatgagTAATTAAACAGTACATACATGAAACCTCTCCAGGGACTAGCAGTAAGAACATTGCCAGTACATTAGAACATTAAGAACATGAGTGTTGATATGTCCTCAAATAATAACAGCCTCCCACTATCCAAGTTACTTTCATGCAGCGATCTCACATTTCAGATCCAACTTCAGCATCTGTCACTTTACAGGATGCTCAAACCTTTTCAGTAACttgtacctttttttctttaatgagtcCTAAATAAAGCACTTGAGTATAAAAACTATGCTGGCCAAGACATTTGTCAAATTGATTCAGTGGGTGATAGCTTATATTCCCTGTGGCAGGAATGAATCTACAAACCTTAAATGTGTCAGCCAGAATTTCTGCACCACGTTGATTTGTCCGCCTGGAAAGACCCACAAAAAATTCTCTgcctagaataaaaaaaaataaagggcaaaACAATTacagcattcttttttttaagccatcCAAAAAAATCACCACATCAACTCCTTCATCAgaacatacacattttaaaaacaggcCAGCTTTAGAGACATTTTGAAGCAAACTTCCATGAATATAATTTTCTAGCTTTCTTTTCTCAAGTTGAgtagtaaaactgaaaaaaagcataaatagcTTCCTCTTCTAAAGCTCTGCAATGGTCACTGAGTAGGGAAAGAGAACAGCTGAGCTGGATTAGTACAGCACTGATTGACCATTTCCCTCTCCCTCTGAGATTTCCTCTGGTCtcaaaggcagctctgcagccgcTGGATCCTCCAGCTCAGAGAAAACCAGTGCTGGATCTGCACTGGCTTAGAGAGGCCTCCCTTCCTGGACTGCCTCTTTTGAGACACTTCTTTCCCACTTGGTGAACTAAGGCAAGCAGCCAGTCTGCTGTGATGCTGATCAAAATAAACAGGCTCAGTCAGCACAGGCGGGGAGCAAGCGTGTGTGCAGCCGATGTGAGAAAATGCCTAATGGGTTTAATGACATAAAAACCACAGTCAGTATCTTCATCTTTGAAGTCAACCATGCATATAAGTTGTCTAGAACATGACATCTGGCAGGCAACTCCACCACTTTCTTCATaaactaaaaatgcattttttgcatTTGATTCATTGAACTAGTGACAATTGTCTACATCAAGCTTTTATAAGTCCTGAAAATGAGTCTGGTGAACAGAGCTGCTTGTAATAAGAAATATGAAACAACTGCAGGCAGTTGACtactgaaagcatttttcttaTTGGCACTTTACAAgctaaaaatgtaatttgtatGCACAGTGCTGCTCTTTGTACTGTGTGTACTGCTACTTCATTTATTCAGGCATTAGGCAGGACATCAAGGATTGCATTGAAAATTCATTTCAGCTACCTTCATGACATTTAGTAAACAACTGTTTTAACAAACCACACGAGTGACATTTTATTGCGCAGTCGACAGATAACATGCAGTCTTCGAGGCAGTCAGAATATGTAAACAGCAAATTCACTACCACTATACCTGTAAATAAGACGTCTCCACCATCCAAGGTTGCGTTTTCATCTACCATCTCTACTATATTGAGGTTGAGACTTTCTAGTACTCTCTTCATGGTTTCAACCTGTTTAAAAGAAAGTTGTTTAGAAAATAATGTATCATTGAAAAACTTAGAAAACTTCCAGAAATATGTATCATTAAGAGAATTAAAGTCCTTTAGCATGCCTTTAGCAAGACAGATGGCAGGGTCCTTtgtgtccctgcccattgcaCCTCCCCAGCTCTCTCCAGAGGCCTTTGTGGTCTGGAAGGAAGGGGTGTCAAGCGGCAGTGATGAGGCTCTTGCCTTTGCATGGGAACCACACAGCATCCAGGGGAGCCAGATGAAGAGTCCAAAACATGTAAAGTCTGATCCCTCTGCGCAGTAACATCCTCTCACAAATGTTATCCCTTGGATTTGAGGGGGCAAAAGCACCAGCAGAGGAGTAACACTCTCCTTCTGCACTGCTCAGACACAAGACATGGCTCTGCCAGCCATGGAGGTGGCAGCTCTACCCCACACCCCTCTCCCATCAGGTTAAAAAACAAATCCCCAAAGCAGTAAATGTTCATTTTCATTATAGTTTTGCATCTTTACTGAGCACTAGTTCTCCTTGCATTTCTGAGCTACCTTACTACAGAATTACAAGACCTTTCATGTCCTTTTATGTTCCACTGGTCATTTACCTATTTAATGTGATAAATTAAGCATTTCTAGACAAAACACGGGAAGCTAAAGCAGGTGACGCCACACTTTGTCTTCTAGCACCATATACCAACCAAAGCAACTCTAGCAGCCTTACTCTTGGGCTCTGTTCCAGGCTTTGAAGATATTTATAAGATGCTCAAGATGTTTTTCCCTAACAGTTGAGCTTATTTTAGCTTATGAAACCAAacttaaacaaataaaatgacTGCCATATAAATAGCTGGACCTTTTTTCCATGATGGGTGTTAATGGATTCAAGTCTACGGTTCAATGTTTTGCAGGGTTTTTAAGCAACCAGTAGAAATTCCTAGAGTTTTAATTGGAAAGTGCTGTTCACATGTCTGGTGACATATGCTAGGAATATCTTTCAATATCCATTGCTTGTGTGAAATAGAAGTCTCAagttactgtttgttttctctggGCAATACCAGGAACTTCATTCagtagaaacagaaatgaaaaaaggaGCACAAACTGAGATGGAGAAGATCAGAGGGAAGACAACATTATTAAAAAGGCAACTGGAAAAGAAGAACTTGTAAATAAAGgattctggaaaaacaaaaccaaaaattaataGCCCATCTGCTTTTGCATATAGCTGAGTTTCTTGCATGGAAACAGACTTGCATTACCCTCACCACATCATCTTTAAAGACATACTGCAGCAGTCCTGAGTAGTCTCCAACACAGCATGTCCACAGTATGTATTTGACACATGACCATTTTGGAAACAGCATATTGCATCACTCAGAGTTTGGGTTAGTATGTGATAAAGTCCACACAAGTAGCTGGAGTCTGTATCTCATCACTGCAAAAGGGAATCAAAAGCTTGGCTCCATCCTTAAGCCTTCCCACATCAGGAAGGACTCTGCCACTTCCCAACAGAGCTCCTATCCCAGAGAGAAAACAAGATACAATCTCTTGCTACGAAGGAACATCCTCAagtaaaaagttaaaaataggGATGCAGCAAAGGTGTTTGATTTTACAAAGCCCCATCCTCGCCAAACAACTGATATCCATTTTTCTGAACCTCTTAACACATACTAGTAAGATTTTATAATGAATGAAAGGCTAATTCACAGAGCTAGCTTTGATGTATGAACAAATAACcacctcttgcctttttttttttttcctccaggagagaactgaaaaaaagtgGATGAAGAAAGTCTTCTGTGAAGCCACAGTTACCCAGGAGACaccattaaaatacacaaagtaTTTGGACACAACCTGATTACAAGCATATTCACTATGAAGACGACTTACTGCTTGTTTTTTTCATAAGTAGCCAAGAGGAAAAGTCACCTTCCCTCAGTATCTCCTTTATGTGAAAAGTAAAATCCCAGGTAGTCAGAACTGTAGCACACAAAGGAAACGCTCATCTGGGTCCTTTAGATTTCTGTATCGTACTATCTCAGGTCAGCTTAAAGTTTGTAACACGATATTGGGTTTTATTGTACATGTACCCATTAGTACATCAGTTGAGTGTTAAAGCTTGTATGCTTTGTGTAGTGATATTTTTTCTAATAAGCACATTCCTGGTGTGAGACGGGATGTGTCTAATCCATAGCAAAGCTGATTGAGAGACAATGGGCTGCAGCCAACTCAGCTCTGTTTCAAGGAAAGAGGACAATAACTGCGTTTGACATTTATAAGAATCTAATTTCCTCGTGCTTTAAAAATGAAGCTCATTACCATCCGGACTGGTGCCTTCCACCAATTACTGTAACTGATGTGTGgggattttttccttctttagatTAGTATTTGATGCACTCTAAATGGAGGCTGCTTCCTAAATTATTTACTGGTCTTCTGTGCACTAACCATATTATGGGATTTACGTTATTGACAGTAAGAAGGAAATTATCTTTTCAAAAGACAGTGGAAACAGGGAAATGATTTTGTGAGCCATGGGCTCACCTCTGCCAAGAGCAGGGCAGCTTTTCCACCAGGGTGCCAGGGCTGGGTGGTGGGGCTGTCGGCAAGTCACCACTGAGGCTCTCAAATGCCCCATGGGCAGGGCACAGCTGGGGCTCGGCAGAACTTGTAGAACTGGTAACAAATCAGGCATCCCCTCAGGACTGCGATTACCCGTCTGCCTTTGACTCTGAGCTCTCGGTGAAGGGGGGACAATGCCTGCAGACCTGCTTCGGATGAAAGGACGCAGATAGATTCAGAGAGCAGAAGACCATGCAATGAGCCAGATTAAATGAGGTTTTTAAACCAGGGGAGCTCAGCTTTAAGTGTTAACAGCTCATTCTTCCAAAGACTGACCACAGCCCTAACAAAAAGGACTCTCAGCCCAAGACACACTACCACAGTCTCCTAAAATTTTACATCCAGCACCAGTTTCTCTGGTGTTGTAAATCTGGGGTTTCAGTCTCCACTTCATTGTGTTTTAAACTGTCATTCATAGCTGTGCAAAGTAAATGTCAGACTTAATATATGCAGAAGTTAGACTATGATATCTCTGAGGTGACTATTTCTGGAGCCATTAGATCCGAGTTCACAAAGTGCCACTGTCAATATATAATGCATTTTTCAGCAAGACTCCGAGTGAAGGCTATAAATAGAGATGGACAAATCTGGGGCCAGGAAAGGGTAGACTTCAGTTTTGCAAAACCAGATACCAGTGTA comes from Athene noctua chromosome 5, bAthNoc1.hap1.1, whole genome shotgun sequence and encodes:
- the DDAH1 gene encoding N(G),N(G)-dimethylarginine dimethylaminohydrolase 1 isoform X2 — protein: MKRVLESLNLNIVEMVDENATLDGGDVLFTGREFFVGLSRRTNQRGAEILADTFKDYAVSTVPVHDSLHLKSFCSMAGPNLIAIGSSEAAQKALKTMQQMSDHRYDKLTVPDDPAANCIYLNIPSKGHVLLHRAPEEYPESAKVFEKLKDHMLIPIANTELEKVDGSLTCCSVLINKTSEL